A region from the Prevotella melaninogenica genome encodes:
- a CDS encoding SpvB/TcaC N-terminal domain-containing protein, protein MKYSTHSLLLPFLLLSGIILNSCNGGSSRSAKETVISDSTCTDTVSSVQKDSTSPKATSLRKQVKDSVQNLPVKRISKEVIRNQKGNRVDTHKPNRKSARLFADLGKRTVSKFFANSDSDTLNVGRAQLAVPREAMEKGKVLSITPLRKGELPTLPTGMVNVTGGCDTLMARTDTVSGYRFLPHGNHFVHHLASISVPYDSTLIPKGYTVDDIHTYYYDELHQRWTMLQSKGIDTKREVAMAETSHFTDVINGIIKVPESPETQNYVPTGISELKAADPAAGIQQIEAPSANQNGTATLSYPFEVPAGRNDIGVSAGLQYSSEGGSSFVGYGWSLPVQSIDIETRWGVPRFDDKSESESYLLMGQQLNDRLYRRTDSLSRQTDKQFYPMTEGGFSRIIRKGNSPKNYYWEVTGKDGTVYSYGGYGGHVSDATSLTDTKGNRIKWALDRVTDVHGNFAAFHYMKSGNNLYPERYTWTGFGETEGLYSIEFNWNTGNVHRVDYVRSGRLGVLQTDSLLLGSVEVKNNGQQLRSYTIHYEKGPFGKTLLTSIDQNDSKGIVVAAQSFNYYNDVKKGLYADSITTYTAGIDNYGKLVKTKIGHFDEHLSLLGGASSRGNTIGGGIMVGAGWGPATASAGASYSHTNSSNEGRVTLVDINGDGMPDKVWKGSDGKLHYRLNMNKALSHPVFGKEQALVGVNSFSSGKATSYTLSANVATGFGPANMGFAISKTKDQNKTKVYFQDFNSDGLVDIAVNGIVYFNHSDGKDVTFAPASTATGNPIPSIAGVNVAPAFKVDYKTVRDSLEREFPLHDVVRVWRAPYSGTVSVMSHVEKHSSEGDGVSLSMQFNSDVLWKDILLQSGSVTLPTMTRSVKPGDVFVFRVGARYSGIGDDVIWDPEITYTSIKTDKYAGEDLKRYRSSEDYISGAYSTAALSETAVNRFEGTFNKQKTSDDIILAIIKTDKDGNQLVMDSLLLKADTVISHGSFSGNLTATAGEAATVNFTIRTASPINWKHIDWRPVFYADTMKYVLSPQCLMFSKNISLCPDTVIGRNVSIQSPVWGKALTLVPELSAQRMSNKDTAPATVYMTIKDDHGSLLYRKELTLGSSNQLTGSTIRIADGSVLAQKMSAGKVQVTYSILNELENATAKLTIFRDSVVSPATAGSPAVSRPVKVSTVNASVYSSFNRFDYGQLYKGWGSFAWNGTAKNVAIPKDKMKIPETNEYYHDGKVNESAVEANEMDINRQLFFTLSYLPEKKYFVSATDSAYVGSVVMRPSRLGEDDIIVDTVDYNIQGGGLAAPVLLTESKSKGKTYNMGFSLGASLGVNKSNTSQQSYNIISAMDLNGDGYPDWLNDNDGKVVAQLTQPTGILGKGSLQYDVENAATDGDASNIGGDIGFSSDKSAYSFKDFKEKMAVAKAAFAQHTTTKQIMRQRAAEGNSASHSGKVAEFSCGASGNFSSGTSETVRGWEDLNGDGLPDMVTNGTVRYGLGYDFTPAIASSLTQLESTKNSNFGDGLGITVPVLGLFSVNIGQNDTESLTSTRSQLSDVNGDGLPDLLQLDEKGNLKATLNTGSGFMSGSTSLGQSNISDNLGSSVAIYASTAYTYTIPLPFGFTISITPSVQGSHSESISRTTAAVMDMDGDGLPDLVYSDSENHLYVRRNLTGRTNMLRSVTLPFGGHINIGYEQTTPSYDLPGRRWVMSSVETTGGYKENGALRSRNTFEYSDGYRDRRERDFYGFKQVRTNQIDTENADRLYRYSVQTYGKNRDYYAHGLVTSEYLYTADGKKLQGAVYDYDLKTLAVGNNTTDAVVFPALKTLVQSNFDEASGDSLSVAVSNTYDDYGNLQGYKETTTGYSLEANINYHKIADKYIVSVPSHIAVSSGGKTYRERSTKVDGNGEITEIMLHNGDKPSVYNMTYDGYGNITRMTKPENYNHQRMFYAYTYDDRYHSLVTSVKDAYGYSSSTAYDGLWNAPSVTTDLNGQKMEYTYDALGRQQTIRAPYEIESGQPFTIRFEYFPAERKAHTIHYSKEGNIDTYTFADSLMRAVQTKQTGVVWSGGSNQKVSIVSGRAVIDAFGRNITAYYPMTESYGNIGTYNHATGDLQAKTEYDAHDRTMSVTLADGSVTRTAYSIGSHDGEPMLQTTVTDALGRHAESYTDAKGRNRETVQHARGEDITVKYSYDPVGQVMTVQHPNGKETKYAYDLLGRKLMVNHPDAGETNMTYDAAGNLLTKLTAELRKSISDKGYISYTYDFERLHEVLYPENLFNRVTYTYGKAGDKYNRAGRLALVEDASGGEAYYYGRQGEVTKTVRTVMASVADIRTYVYGATYDSWNRVQTMTYPDGEVVTYHYNAAGQVESMTSNKQGRQSVIVDRIGYDKEGHTVYTKLGNGTETTYTYDKQRERLQVMNLTADGQAVMENRYQYDAVDNILGITNAANPTSLTKLNKAKLGGRSSHTYEYDELNRLIHASGKAKRASYDMVMSFGRMSEPLTKVQKVDSTTTAKSYNFAYKYEDSNHPTAPTQIGHDHYTYDANGNPTLVTNDSTNTTREMYWDEDNRLMVLSDNGKTSRYTYNAAGERIMKSYGTMEGVYINGAPQGITFHETDNFTLYPASILSVNKNRFTKHYFIGDKRIASRIGTGLFNNVYGRNGSYVTAGQQDYAERMNQIQTQKEAYYKKVGVAPGVPTEKGAYGDPENTGVGYNAVLTELGNHDVPQGWIQTPKPNTTPNTNPGPPVSWNDPSNPDDPQAGYGYIANDTTKEETFFYHSDHLGSTSYITDDKANITQYDAYLPYGELLVDEHSSSEDLPYKFNGKQFDEETGLYYYGARYLNPVASIWYGVDPLAEEYVNTGSYVYCVDNPITLIDANGKSSSYPDDQSIWSGIGSFFKGVYKSFKNTYNMVRHPINTLKMMGHAAAHPVNTGKAIWYTTKARWNEVQTSDDINRRGEIFGETGADIAQIAAGGAFTKSATKMSVRLARNSVRVARTARAVRQSSVTLGHGAAAVGKFVGETSISELENFNNGVKVIQLTKDVNLYRYYGGLAAPMGRYLSNGALNSTVDRTGLAILPKWNKMEGVAEISVPKGTVMIKGTASSQGFPYIGGRTQYFTPSITGFKRIK, encoded by the coding sequence AACGCTGGACAATGCTCCAGTCAAAAGGTATTGATACTAAACGTGAGGTGGCAATGGCAGAGACTTCTCACTTTACGGATGTCATCAACGGTATCATCAAAGTTCCAGAGAGTCCCGAAACACAGAATTATGTCCCTACAGGTATCAGTGAGCTGAAGGCTGCTGACCCAGCAGCGGGTATTCAGCAGATTGAAGCTCCATCAGCTAATCAGAATGGTACGGCAACACTGTCCTATCCTTTTGAAGTTCCTGCAGGGCGTAATGATATTGGTGTAAGTGCCGGCTTACAGTACAGCAGTGAGGGCGGTAGTAGTTTTGTAGGCTATGGATGGAGTCTTCCTGTGCAGAGCATTGACATAGAGACCCGATGGGGTGTACCACGTTTTGATGATAAGTCAGAGAGTGAGAGCTATCTCCTCATGGGACAGCAGCTCAATGACCGACTCTATCGTAGGACTGATTCTTTGTCACGTCAGACTGATAAGCAGTTCTATCCAATGACTGAAGGTGGTTTCAGTAGGATTATCCGAAAGGGTAACAGCCCGAAGAACTATTACTGGGAAGTGACGGGCAAGGATGGTACAGTCTACAGTTATGGTGGGTATGGTGGTCATGTCAGTGATGCTACTTCTCTTACTGATACCAAAGGTAACCGTATCAAATGGGCACTTGATCGTGTTACCGATGTTCATGGGAACTTTGCCGCTTTCCATTACATGAAGTCTGGCAATAACCTTTATCCTGAACGTTATACATGGACAGGATTCGGGGAGACGGAAGGACTGTATAGTATTGAATTCAACTGGAATACTGGTAACGTACACAGAGTTGACTATGTTCGTAGTGGTAGACTTGGGGTTCTCCAGACAGACTCTCTTCTGTTGGGAAGCGTCGAGGTCAAAAACAATGGGCAGCAGCTTCGTTCATATACAATCCATTATGAAAAAGGACCCTTCGGGAAAACACTTCTTACGAGCATTGACCAGAACGACAGTAAAGGTATAGTAGTAGCTGCACAGAGTTTCAACTACTATAATGATGTGAAAAAAGGACTCTATGCAGATAGTATTACAACCTATACAGCTGGTATAGACAATTATGGCAAGCTTGTAAAAACCAAAATTGGACATTTCGACGAACACTTGTCTCTTCTTGGCGGAGCTTCCTCCAGGGGAAATACCATTGGAGGTGGTATAATGGTTGGCGCTGGCTGGGGGCCAGCAACAGCGAGTGCAGGTGCTTCTTATAGCCATACCAATTCTTCCAATGAAGGCCGTGTGACACTTGTAGATATCAATGGCGATGGGATGCCCGATAAGGTATGGAAAGGTAGCGATGGTAAACTCCATTATCGCCTCAATATGAACAAGGCCCTCTCTCATCCTGTCTTTGGTAAAGAACAGGCTTTGGTGGGTGTAAACAGTTTCTCTTCTGGCAAGGCTACCAGCTATACTCTCAGTGCTAACGTTGCTACAGGTTTTGGACCGGCGAATATGGGTTTTGCCATCAGCAAAACTAAGGATCAGAATAAAACTAAGGTTTATTTCCAGGATTTTAATAGTGATGGCCTTGTTGATATTGCAGTTAACGGAATCGTTTATTTCAACCATAGCGACGGAAAAGATGTGACCTTTGCACCTGCCAGTACGGCCACTGGCAACCCAATACCATCAATAGCCGGAGTTAACGTTGCGCCTGCTTTCAAAGTTGACTACAAGACTGTTCGCGACTCTTTGGAGAGAGAGTTCCCTCTACATGATGTCGTACGTGTTTGGCGAGCGCCTTATTCAGGTACAGTATCTGTTATGAGCCATGTAGAGAAGCACTCTTCTGAGGGAGATGGTGTCAGCCTCAGTATGCAATTCAATAGTGACGTGTTATGGAAGGACATCCTGTTACAATCGGGATCAGTGACCTTACCTACAATGACCCGTAGCGTAAAACCTGGAGATGTTTTTGTATTTCGTGTCGGAGCACGCTACTCCGGTATAGGTGATGATGTCATATGGGATCCGGAGATAACTTATACTTCTATCAAGACTGATAAATATGCCGGTGAGGACTTGAAGAGATATCGCAGCAGTGAAGATTATATAAGCGGTGCATATTCAACAGCTGCCCTTTCGGAAACTGCAGTAAACAGATTTGAAGGTACATTCAATAAACAGAAGACTTCTGATGACATTATACTGGCAATCATAAAGACTGATAAGGATGGTAATCAGTTGGTCATGGACAGTCTCCTCCTTAAAGCAGATACTGTGATCAGCCATGGCAGCTTCTCCGGTAATCTAACAGCCACAGCAGGAGAAGCAGCTACTGTTAATTTCACTATACGTACTGCGAGTCCCATCAACTGGAAACATATAGACTGGAGACCTGTCTTTTATGCGGACACCATGAAATATGTTCTTTCCCCGCAATGCCTGATGTTCAGCAAGAATATTTCTCTATGTCCAGACACCGTTATAGGCAGAAATGTCTCTATACAAAGTCCGGTATGGGGGAAAGCACTTACTCTTGTCCCTGAGCTTTCTGCCCAAAGGATGTCAAACAAGGATACGGCGCCAGCAACAGTCTATATGACTATCAAGGATGATCATGGATCCTTACTCTACCGCAAAGAATTAACTCTTGGCAGCAGTAATCAACTGACAGGATCAACTATCAGAATTGCAGACGGTTCTGTACTTGCACAGAAGATGTCTGCAGGAAAAGTACAGGTGACATATTCTATCTTGAACGAACTTGAAAATGCGACTGCAAAGCTAACGATATTTAGGGATTCTGTTGTCAGCCCTGCTACAGCAGGAAGTCCTGCAGTGTCAAGACCTGTCAAGGTTTCCACAGTCAATGCGTCTGTCTATTCAAGCTTTAACCGTTTTGACTATGGACAGCTGTACAAAGGTTGGGGATCTTTTGCATGGAATGGTACGGCAAAGAATGTTGCAATACCGAAGGACAAGATGAAGATTCCTGAGACAAATGAGTACTATCATGATGGAAAAGTCAATGAGAGTGCCGTAGAAGCCAATGAGATGGATATTAACCGTCAATTGTTCTTTACACTGTCTTACTTACCAGAGAAAAAATACTTTGTGAGTGCAACAGATAGTGCCTATGTCGGTTCTGTTGTCATGCGTCCATCACGACTGGGAGAGGATGATATCATTGTGGATACTGTCGATTATAATATACAAGGTGGAGGACTGGCAGCACCAGTGTTACTGACAGAGTCGAAATCAAAGGGTAAGACATATAATATGGGATTCTCATTGGGAGCCAGCCTCGGAGTCAACAAAAGTAACACCTCACAGCAGTCCTATAATATTATCTCCGCCATGGACCTCAATGGTGACGGTTACCCTGACTGGTTGAATGATAATGATGGAAAAGTCGTTGCACAACTGACACAGCCTACAGGTATACTGGGCAAGGGGAGCCTGCAATATGATGTTGAAAATGCCGCTACAGATGGTGACGCCAGCAATATAGGTGGAGATATTGGCTTCTCTTCAGATAAGAGTGCCTATTCCTTTAAAGACTTTAAGGAGAAGATGGCTGTCGCAAAGGCTGCCTTTGCACAGCATACAACCACAAAGCAGATTATGAGGCAGCGGGCTGCAGAGGGGAATTCTGCCAGTCACTCTGGTAAAGTAGCAGAATTTTCTTGTGGAGCAAGTGGAAACTTCTCCAGTGGAACTTCGGAAACAGTAAGAGGTTGGGAGGATCTTAATGGAGATGGACTTCCTGATATGGTTACCAACGGCACCGTTCGTTATGGACTTGGCTATGACTTTACACCAGCGATAGCCTCTTCTCTTACACAACTTGAGTCGACTAAAAACAGCAACTTTGGTGACGGACTTGGTATCACGGTTCCCGTATTGGGACTTTTTAGTGTCAATATCGGTCAGAATGATACGGAGAGCTTGACCTCTACGCGTTCTCAGCTTAGTGATGTCAATGGTGACGGTCTCCCTGATCTCCTTCAACTGGATGAAAAGGGCAATCTGAAGGCTACTTTGAATACTGGAAGCGGATTTATGTCTGGCAGTACTTCTCTCGGACAGAGTAATATTTCTGACAATCTCGGTTCCTCTGTTGCCATCTATGCCAGCACAGCCTATACCTATACGATTCCTCTTCCTTTCGGTTTCACAATTAGCATTACACCAAGTGTACAGGGATCTCATAGCGAAAGTATAAGCCGTACTACAGCTGCAGTTATGGATATGGATGGAGACGGGCTTCCTGATCTTGTCTATAGTGACAGCGAAAATCATCTCTATGTACGTCGTAACCTTACGGGCAGAACGAACATGCTGCGCTCTGTGACGCTTCCTTTCGGTGGACATATCAATATCGGTTATGAGCAGACAACTCCAAGTTACGATTTGCCGGGACGTCGCTGGGTGATGTCATCGGTTGAGACGACAGGTGGATACAAGGAGAACGGAGCACTACGAAGCAGGAATACCTTCGAATATAGTGATGGCTATCGTGACCGCCGTGAACGTGACTTCTATGGTTTCAAGCAGGTACGTACCAATCAGATAGACACTGAGAACGCTGACAGACTCTATCGTTACTCCGTACAGACTTATGGTAAGAACAGGGATTACTATGCGCATGGACTTGTAACGAGTGAATATCTCTATACCGCTGATGGAAAGAAACTGCAGGGCGCTGTCTATGACTACGACCTGAAGACACTTGCCGTTGGTAATAATACGACAGATGCTGTTGTCTTCCCTGCCCTAAAGACACTCGTTCAGAGTAACTTTGATGAAGCCAGTGGGGACAGTCTTTCGGTTGCTGTCAGCAATACTTACGATGACTATGGTAACCTACAGGGATATAAGGAGACTACAACGGGCTATAGCTTAGAGGCAAACATTAACTATCATAAGATAGCCGACAAGTATATTGTCAGTGTTCCGAGCCATATCGCTGTCAGCAGTGGCGGTAAGACTTACCGTGAACGTAGCACGAAGGTGGACGGAAACGGTGAGATAACGGAGATCATGCTCCATAACGGTGACAAGCCATCAGTCTATAACATGACTTACGATGGCTATGGTAACATCACACGCATGACGAAGCCGGAGAACTATAACCATCAGCGTATGTTCTATGCTTATACGTATGACGACCGCTATCACAGTCTTGTGACAAGTGTCAAGGATGCATACGGTTATAGCTCCAGCACGGCTTATGATGGTCTTTGGAATGCTCCGTCTGTAACGACCGACCTTAACGGACAGAAGATGGAATACACCTACGATGCACTGGGCAGACAGCAGACTATCCGTGCTCCGTATGAGATAGAGAGCGGTCAGCCGTTTACTATCCGCTTTGAGTACTTCCCTGCAGAACGCAAGGCACATACCATCCATTATTCTAAGGAAGGCAACATAGATACCTATACCTTTGCCGACTCGCTGATGCGTGCCGTCCAGACGAAACAGACGGGTGTGGTTTGGTCTGGTGGCAGCAATCAAAAGGTCTCCATCGTCAGTGGAAGGGCTGTCATCGATGCCTTCGGACGTAACATCACAGCTTATTACCCAATGACGGAGAGTTATGGTAATATTGGCACTTACAACCATGCTACAGGTGATTTGCAGGCAAAGACGGAGTATGATGCGCACGACCGTACCATGAGTGTTACGCTTGCTGATGGCAGTGTGACACGCACAGCCTACAGTATCGGCAGCCATGACGGTGAACCAATGCTCCAGACAACGGTCACGGATGCACTGGGACGACATGCGGAGAGCTATACGGATGCCAAGGGACGCAACCGTGAGACGGTGCAGCATGCCCGTGGTGAGGATATCACGGTGAAGTACAGCTATGACCCTGTCGGACAGGTGATGACTGTTCAGCATCCTAACGGCAAGGAGACGAAGTATGCCTACGACTTGCTTGGTCGTAAACTGATGGTGAATCATCCTGATGCTGGTGAAACGAATATGACCTATGATGCAGCGGGTAACCTCCTGACGAAGCTCACGGCAGAACTTAGAAAGTCGATATCTGACAAGGGTTACATCTCTTATACCTACGACTTCGAACGGTTGCATGAGGTGCTTTATCCAGAAAATCTCTTCAACCGTGTCACCTATACCTATGGTAAGGCTGGCGATAAGTACAACCGTGCCGGTCGTCTTGCCCTCGTTGAGGATGCGAGTGGCGGTGAAGCCTATTACTATGGTCGTCAGGGTGAGGTGACGAAAACTGTCCGTACGGTCATGGCGAGCGTGGCGGATATCAGGACTTATGTCTATGGTGCTACGTATGACAGTTGGAACCGTGTGCAGACGATGACTTATCCTGACGGTGAAGTGGTAACTTATCACTACAATGCTGCAGGACAGGTGGAGAGCATGACGAGCAATAAACAGGGACGTCAGAGCGTTATTGTTGATAGGATAGGTTACGATAAGGAGGGTCATACAGTCTATACGAAGCTCGGTAATGGCACGGAGACAACCTATACCTACGATAAGCAGCGTGAACGTCTGCAGGTGATGAACCTTACAGCGGATGGTCAGGCTGTGATGGAAAACAGGTACCAGTATGATGCTGTGGACAATATCCTCGGTATTACGAATGCCGCCAACCCAACGTCGCTGACGAAACTCAACAAGGCGAAGCTGGGAGGAAGGAGTTCGCATACGTATGAGTATGATGAGCTGAACCGCCTTATTCATGCAAGTGGTAAGGCTAAGCGTGCATCGTATGATATGGTGATGTCGTTCGGACGGATGAGTGAACCGCTGACCAAGGTACAGAAGGTGGACTCAACAACAACTGCTAAGTCTTATAACTTTGCTTATAAGTATGAGGACAGTAACCACCCGACGGCTCCAACGCAGATTGGTCACGACCATTACACCTATGATGCCAATGGTAATCCTACACTGGTAACGAACGACTCTACGAATACTACCCGTGAGATGTACTGGGATGAAGATAACCGCCTGATGGTACTCTCTGACAATGGCAAAACGAGTCGATATACTTATAATGCTGCTGGTGAACGCATCATGAAGAGTTACGGAACGATGGAGGGTGTGTATATCAATGGTGCACCACAGGGTATAACCTTCCACGAGACGGACAACTTCACACTTTATCCAGCAAGTATCCTCTCAGTCAATAAGAATCGATTTACAAAGCATTACTTTATTGGTGACAAACGAATCGCATCAAGGATAGGAACAGGTCTGTTCAACAACGTTTACGGGCGTAATGGCTCATACGTAACCGCTGGTCAGCAGGACTATGCTGAACGTATGAATCAAATCCAGACACAGAAGGAGGCATATTATAAGAAAGTGGGTGTAGCTCCAGGTGTACCGACAGAGAAGGGTGCATATGGTGATCCGGAGAACACGGGGGTAGGTTATAATGCCGTCCTCACAGAACTTGGTAACCATGATGTGCCACAGGGTTGGATTCAAACTCCGAAGCCGAACACCACACCGAATACCAACCCCGGTCCACCTGTAAGCTGGAACGACCCAAGCAACCCTGATGACCCTCAGGCAGGATATGGTTACATTGCCAACGACACCACAAAAGAAGAAACCTTCTTCTATCACAGTGACCACCTCGGCTCAACGTCTTACATCACAGATGACAAAGCCAATATCACCCAGTATGATGCTTACTTGCCATATGGTGAACTCCTTGTAGACGAACACTCATCAAGTGAAGACCTACCCTATAAGTTCAATGGCAAACAGTTCGATGAGGAGACAGGCTTGTACTATTATGGTGCAAGGTACTTAAATCCTGTGGCAAGTATTTGGTATGGTGTGGATCCGTTAGCAGAGGAGTATGTAAATACAGGTTCTTATGTATATTGCGTAGACAATCCGATTACACTAATTGATGCCAATGGGAAATCTTCTTCTTATCCTGACGATCAAAGTATTTGGTCTGGTATTGGCTCTTTCTTCAAAGGAGTATACAAGAGTTTCAAGAATACCTATAATATGGTTAGGCATCCCATTAACACACTAAAGATGATGGGGCATGCTGCCGCTCATCCTGTGAATACTGGTAAAGCAATTTGGTATACAACTAAAGCAAGATGGAATGAAGTTCAGACAAGTGATGATATAAACCGTAGAGGAGAAATATTTGGTGAAACAGGGGCTGATATTGCACAAATAGCAGCAGGTGGAGCTTTTACTAAAAGTGCAACTAAAATGTCAGTAAGACTTGCGAGAAATTCTGTGCGAGTCGCAAGGACTGCACGTGCTGTTAGACAGAGTTCCGTAACTTTGGGGCATGGGGCAGCTGCTGTTGGGAAGTTTGTTGGTGAAACAAGTATATCAGAACTGGAGAACTTCAATAACGGAGTGAAAGTCATACAACTAACAAAAGATGTTAACCTATATCGGTACTATGGCGGTTTAGCTGCACCAATGGGGCGTTATTTAAGTAATGGCGCATTGAATAGCACAGTAGACAGAACCGGACTAGCAATTTTGCCTAAATGGAATAAGATGGAGGGAGTTGCAGAAATAAGTGTCCCAAAGGGAACTGTTATGATTAAGGGAACGGCCTCCTCTCAAGGTTTTCCTTATATTGGAGGTCGTACTCAATATTTTACTCCTTCTATAACTGGATTTAAAAGAATAAAATAA